The Vicinamibacterales bacterium DNA window GCGTGCGCCAGGTGGACGACAGCCCGCCGGCCGCGGCCACCGCCAGGGCCGCCAGGAGCAGGCACCCGCTGGCGACCTGCAGCGTGACCTGGAGCCCGGCCAGCGGGATGACGAGGAAGCCCGCCGCGAGGGACCCGGCGACGGCCCCGGCCGTGTTGGCGGCGTAGACGAGGCCGAAGCGCCCCGAGGCGTCGTCCCGCGAGGCGCCCGCGACCGCAAAGGCGAGCGGGAAGGCCATGCCGAGGCAGAGCGCGGTGGGAACCACGAGCGCGGCCGAGATCCAGGCACCGCGCGCGATCCAGTCCGCGCCTCCGGCGCCAGCCGCCAGCTGGCTGGCGACGAAGAGCGGCACCTGGCGTCCCGCCAGCGCGTAGGTGACGGCGGCCAGGACGGCGGCACCGGTGAGCGCCAGTGCCAGCGCGCCGGCCGGAACGCGCGCGCGGCCGACGAGCCACGTGCCGAGCCAGGCGCCGATGGCCGACCCCGCGATCACGGCGGCGAGCGCGGCCGCGAACGCATAGGTGGTCGGGCCGATGGCCAGCGCGAGGATGCGCGTCCAGGCCAGCTCATGGAGCAGCGCGGCGAAGCCGGAGAGTCCGAGCACGCCGGCCGCCAGGCCGAGGCGTCGCGGCGAGGGCGTCTCGTGGGCCTGGACGGCCGCCGGGCGGCCGCGCGCCGCCTGCGCGGGGACGGGGACGTCGTGCCGGCGCTGCCGGCCGGCCAGCAGGGCGAGGCCTGCCGAGGCTGCGCCGGCGGCGACGCCGCACAGGATCGTGCGCTGCACGCCGAAGGCAGGCACCAGGACGAACCCGGCCAGGAGCGCGCCCGCGGCCGCGCCGAGCGTGTTGGCCGCGTACAGCATCGCCGTGAGCCGCGTGCGGCCTGTCGAGTCGCTGGCGAACCACCGGATGGCCAGGGGGAAGGTCGCGCCGAGCGCGATGGCCGGCGTCATCACGAGGACCACGGCCACGAGCACCCGGGCCAGGCCGAAGACCAGGCCCGGCGCCCCGTCCTGGTAGGCCCACCGGAGCATCGGCGTCAGCGTGTCGACGAGCGGCGACAGCGCGAGCGCGACGACGCCGACACCCACCTCGAGCGACGCGTAGGTCCGGAGCGCCGTGCGCGGCGTGAACCGTGCCGCGGGCCGGCCCATGAGTGCGGCGCCCAGCGCCAGGCCCAGCAGGAAGGCGCCGACCACGGCGCTGCCGGCGGCGGTCGTGTGGCCCAGGTGGAGCGTGAGCAGCCGCGTCCACGTGACCTCGTAGACGAGCCCGGCGAGGCCCGAACACGTGTAGGCGGCGAGGAACAGCGCGGCGCTACTGGAGGGCGTCGTACGTCGGGTCGCCAATCGCGTCTCGTGTCGGGATGGAGCGCAGCACCAGGCCAACGAGCTGGAGCGTCGTGCCCACGGCGGACTTCACGTGCGTCGGCGGTAGCGCGATCGGAGGCGACGTGAGCGGCACCACGCGTATGTTAGCGCCCGCGCGCGGGTATACTGGCGCTCACTACGTGACCGGTGCCCCTCCCCCGGCAGGTCGCCGTAGACGAGCTACCGCGGCCGTCATCCTGGAGTGAGACGACGTGCGGTCAGAGTTCGTCATCGTCGGAGGCGGAATCTACGGTCTGGCGACGGCGTGGAGCCTGGCCACGCGAGGCGCCGGCGTCACGGTGCTCGAAGGGCGCGCGGTCGCTGCGGGGGCGTCCGGTGGTCTCGGCAAGCGCGGGGTTCGCGCCAACGGCCGGGACCTGCGGGAACTGCCGCTGATGCGCGAGGCCTACGCGCGCTGGCCGCGCCTGCACGAGGCGCTGGGCGCAGCGACCGGGTACGAGCGGACCGGCCACCTGCAGCTCTACGAGCGGCACCACGACGAGGGCCAGGCGGCGGCGCGTGCGCGGGTGCAGTCGGCGCTGGGTGTCCCGACGACGCACCTCGACTTACCGCGTCTGCGCGATCTCGAGCCCGGCGTCTCGGCGCGCGTGCTCGGTGCCCTGCACGCGCCGCTCGACGGCGTCGCCGACCACGAGGCCACGACGCGCGCCTATGCCAACGCCGCGGTGGCGGCGGGCGCCACCGTCGTCACCGGCGTCCAGGTGATGGGCGTGGAGCGCGACGGGTCGCGCGTGGCGGCCGTCCGCCTCGCCAACGGCGGCCTGGTGGCCGTCGACCGCGGCGTCGCCCTGCTGGCCAATGCCGGCACGGCCGACCTGCTCGCGCGGGCCTTCGGACTGGCGCTGCCGATCTGGACGGTCCATCCCCAGGTCGTCGTCTCGACGCCCGCGGCGGCGCCCCCGTTTCGCTGCTACGTCGGCCACGCGCATCGTCCCGTGGCGCTCAAGATGGTGCCGGGCGGGGCCGTGATGCTGTCGGGCGGATGGCGCGGTCGGGTCAACCCCGACACCGGCGAGGGCGAGCCCACGCCGGCCTCGATCGAGGGCAACTGGGCCGAGGCGGTGGCGGTGTTCCCGGCGATCGGGGCCTTGTCGGTCGCCGAGGCGCGCGCGGATCGCGGCGAGACCAACGCGCTGGACCACGTGCCCGTGATCGACAGGGTGCCCGGCACCTCCAACGCGATCGTCGGCTGCGGCTGGACCGGACACGGCTGGGCGCTCGCGCCCGCCGTCGCGCCGCTCCTGGCCTCGTGGCTCCTCGACGGCGAGACGCCGCCGCTTCTCGCGCCCTTCTCGCTGTCCCGGTTCCCGGCCCTCACGCCGTGATCCGCGGCGACGGCCACAGCCAGCACGCGAGCACGACGGCCGTCGTGGCCGCCAGCACCGGCCACACGCCCGCGCCAGCGACGAGCGGCGGCATGGCCGCCGTGACGAAGCCGCCGCCGACGAGCGGGGAGGTGACGATCGACCGCGCCGCGAACGCGCGGGCCGCCGGGGTCCTGCCGTCGGGATCGACCACCCGCAGGAGCAGCAGCCCCACGGCCGCGACGCCGGTCTGCGTCCCGTAGACCACGATCGCCTGCTCGAACCAGGCGCGCGGCAGCATCCGCGGCGCCAGCCACAGGAACGTCGCGATCACCCAGGCCACCGCGGCGGCCATGAGGATGGCGAAGGGCAGCAGGTACTGCGCCACCAGATCGAGGCGCATCGAGGCCACCGCGGCGGTGACGAGGAGATCGAGCGACAGGCCCATCAGGCGCTCGAACGATCCGCGGTCCAGCCACGCGGCCAGGCCCGTGCGATCCGCGGCGGCCTGCACGAACATGCCGCCGATCATGGCCATGGGGAACAGCGGGAACCCGTCGAAGGCCGGGCCCATCGCGCGGAGTCCCGACCACAAGGCCCACCCGGCCAGGACGGCGAGCGACAGCACCGCGAGGTGGAGGGCCAGGGGTTCGATCATGGCCGCCGGCACGGTGCCCAGGGCCACGGGCCGCCGTGCCTCGGGCGGCACCGGACGCCGCGCGGCGTCCGGCAGGGACACCGACGCGTCGCCGATCGCGGACGCGTGCCCGCGGGCCACGCCCCACTGGATGAGGGCGAGGCCGCCCAGCACGCCGGCGATGAGCCCGATCGTGGCCGACATCTGGCCGAGCGGACCGCCGGCGGGGAAGCCCAGCCCGTCGAACACCGCCGTCATCGCGCTGGCGGTGCCGTGCCCGCCCGAGAAGCCCACCTCGATCAGGCAGCCGAAGAGCGGCGACACGCCGAACACCGGCGTGAGGACCAGCGCGGTCACGAGGAAGCCGACGACGTACTGTCCCAGCGCCGTCACCATCGAGAAGCGGGCCAGCGGCAGCGCGTCCCCTGCCACGGCGCGGAAGGACGGCACGGGCGCGCCGAGATAGAGCGCCGCGAAGACCAGGGTGATGAGGGCGGCCGGCGCGGCCGACCACACGGCGAGGACGTCCGCCGGCACGAGACCCAGCCCATGCGGTCCGGCGGCCAGGCCGAGGAGACCGGCCAGCAGCGGGACCGGCAACAGCAGGCGCCCGAGTGCCGGGACCGCGAGCCGCAGCGCGAAGCCGCCGGCCAGGAGCAGGCCCAGCCCGCTCAGGGCGAGCACGAACGTCATGGGCCGTCAGCATACGTCCGATGCAGGCGGCGACGGCCGGCGGCGGCGCGGACCCGGGGTATCATCGGCCCGCCGTCACGCGCGCGTCGCCGGAGTGCCGCGCCCGCGTCTTCCCGACGGCGAGGAAACCCAGATGTCCAAGCGATTCCTTCCGGTCGTCGTCCTGACCCTGGCGGCGCTGGCGCCGCTCGGCGCCCAGCAGGCGCCTCCCGCGCGCACCGGTCCCCCGCCCACTGTCGAAGACCGGACCGCCAACCTCCGCAAGATCGACGGCTTCGTGCCCCTGTACTGGGACGAGCGTGCCGGCACGATGCTGATGGAGATCCCCTGGCTCGACCGTGAGTTCCTGCTCTCCACCGGCCTGTCGGCCGGCCTGGGCTCGAACGACCTCGGGCTGGACCGCGGCCAGGGCGGCCAGGGCCGCATCGTGACCTTCCAGCGCGTCGGTCCCCGCGTGCTGCTCGTGCAGGGGAACCAGGCGTTCCGCTCGACGGCGACCAATCCCCTGGAGCGGCGGTCGGTGGCCGACTCCTTCGCCCGATCGATCCTGTGGGGCTTCACCGTGGCGGCCGAGTCGAACGGCCGCCTGCTGGTGGACGCCACCGACTTCTTCCTGCGCGACGTCCACGGCGCCGTGCGCGGCCTCAGGCCCGGCACCTACCGCGTGGACCGCTCGCGGACCGCGTTCTTCCTGCCGAACACGAAGGGCTTCCCGAAGAACACCGAAGTGGACATGACCCTCACCTTCGTGAACGAGGCGGCGGGCGGCGGCCGCGGGGGTGGCGGCGGCCCGACCCAGGGCCCGGCGCCGATCGGCATGGCGGGCGGCGGGGGCGGCGGCGGCTTCGGCGGCGGCCTCTTCAGCGGCACGGTGGCCAGCGTCACGCCCACCGCCGACGCGGTCACGCTGCGCGAGCACATGTCCTTCGTCGAACTGCCCGACGCCAACTTCCGCCCGAGGAACGACGATCCCCGCGCCGGCTACGGCGGCACGACGTTCGTGGACTTCAGCCAGCCGATCGGCGACTCGATCCAGTTCCGCTACATCCGCCGCCACCGCCTGGTGAAGAAGGATCCGAACGCCGCCATCAGCGAGCCGGTCGAGCCGATCCGCTACTGGGTGGATCCCGGCGCGCCCGCCGACGTGCAGCAGGCCCTCATCGAGGGCGCGATGTGGTGGAACCAGGCGTTCGAGGCGGCCGGCTTCAGGAACGCCTTCGTGGTGGCGCCGCTGCCCGGCGACGCCGATCCGATGGACATCCGCTACAACATGATCAACTGGGTGCACCGCTCGACCCGCGGCTGGAGTTCCGGCGGCTCGGTGAGCGATCCGCGCACGGGCGAGATCATCAAGGCCACCGTCACGCTGGGCTCGCTGCGCGACCGGCAGGACTACATGATCTTCGAGGGCCTGCTCTCGCCCTACGAGACCGGCACCGAGCGCCCCTCGATCCTGTACGAGACGGCGCTGAAGCGCATCCGCCAGCTCTCGGCCCACGAGGTGGGCCACACGCTGGGCCTCGGCCACAACTACTACGACAGCACGAAGGGCTGGATCTCGGTGATGGACTATCCGCACCCGCTCGAGGAGCTGAAGGCCGACGGCACCATCGACATCTCGAACGCCTACCCGGCGCGCATCGGCGACTGGGACAAGGTGGCCATCAACTTCGGCTACCGGCAGTTCCCGGCGGGCGCCGACGAGAACGCCGCCCTCGACAAGATCATCGACGACGCGTGGGGGCAGGACCTGCGCTACTTCACCAACCAGGACACCGACATCCACCCGCGGACCGAACAGTGGTCCAACGGCGTCAACCAGGCCGACGAGCTCACGCGCCTGATGAAGGTGCGCCGGGCGGCGCTGAACCGGATCGGCGAGAAGACGATCCGCAAGGGCGTCGCCATGACCATGATCGAGGAGCCGCTGGTCCCGATCTACATGTACCACCGCTACGCGGTGGAGAGCGCCTCGTCGATGCTCGGCGGCCAGGACTTCGTGTACGCCATGCGCGGCGACGGCCGGACGCCCGTGAAATGGGAGACCGCCGCGAACCAGCGCAAGGCGCTCGAGGCGCTCGCCGCCACGCTGGCGCCCTCGGAGCTCACGCTGTCGAAGCAGATCCTCGAGGCGATTCCGCCGCGGCCGCCCGGCTACGGGCTGCACCGCGAGCTCTTCCCGCGCACGACGGGCGAGGCGTTCGATCCGGTGAACCCGGCGTCGATCGCGGCCGAAGTCACCATCGGGTTCGTGCTGCAGCCGGACCGCTCGGCCAGAATGGTCGCCCAGCACGCCGTGGATCCGTCGCTGCCCGGCCTGGAAGAGGTGGTCGACCGCTTCGTGAAGGCGACCTTCGACGCCGCGACGGCCACGCCGTACGAGGCGGAGGTGCGGCGCGCCACCGAGCGGGTGCTCGTGGACCGGCTGACGTGGCTCGCGATGGCCAGCCAGAACGGCCAGGTCCGCGCCGTCGCGTCCTTCAAGCTGCAGCAGCTGGGCGACCGCATGCGCACGGGCCTCGCCGGCAAGCCCGAGCCGGATCAGGCGCAGCAGACCCTGCTCGCCGCCGACATCAAGCGCTTCCTCGAGCGCCCGAGCGGCGACCCGGCGAAGATCATCAACCCGTCGCCCGCGCCTCCCGGCGCGCCGATCGGCGACATCGGCCAGAACTGGCTCTTCTCGCCCATGCGCTGCCAGTGGGACGACGCGAATCCGGCGGCGTGGATGTACTACGAGCCGCCGTACTGACGCTGGAGCGGCTCGAGCCGCGGGTCCCGGGTCCCGGGGCCCGGGGCAGGGCCTCCGAATAGACGACGAGGGCGCGCCGTGAGGCGCGCCCTCGGTTGATGTGCGGCGTGACGCCGTTCTCCGACAACCGAATCCCGGGCCACGGGCCCCGAGCCGCGCTACTGACTCCCCCCCGCCATGATCCGCTGAATCTGCGCGACGGTGTTCTTCACGCCGAACTCCTGGAAGATCTTGCCGAGCTCTTTCGTGGAGGGGTGCGGGTCGCCGGTGAGACCGTTGTTCACGCGCGGCGGGGCGTTGGGATTCGGGGCGCGACGCTGGCCGCCCTGGCGGGCGGGCGGCGTCTGGCCGGCGGCAATGGCGGCCTCGCGCGCCATCCGCGCGTCGCGGGCGGCCTTCCACTCCTCCGGCGTCTGGCCGGTGGGATCGAAGGGCACCGTCTTGTAGATGGGCCGGACGTAGGCGCCTGGCGAGGGCTCCAGGTACAGCATCTTCGAGGTGTCCATCACGGCGCCGTGCCCGCCCACGGGCAGCTTGTGCTCGTAGAGGTACATCTGCACGTCGTCCTGGTACTTCGTGTAGAAGTCCGGTACGTAGTGGACGCGGATGCCCTTGGGCGCCCACTTCGCGTCCATCTCCTCGGCCGCTTCCTTCATCTGGCGCTGCCCGCCGCCGTGGTCGCCCATCACGAAGATGTGCGTGAAGCCGCTCCAGGCCATGCTCTCGATCTCGGCGATCTTGAGCTGCTTGAAGACCTCGGGCGGCAGGGTGATGCCGCCGGGCGTGTTCGTGCCCTCCTGCACGCCGGTGGCGCCCACGTCGATGGGCATCACCGGGGCCACCAGGGCGTTGCCGAGACGCTTCGCGACGTCGATGGCCGTGGCGCGCGACATGATCGTGTGCCCGCCGAGGATGTTCTGCGGTCCGCGCTCCTCGGTGCCGCCGTTCACGATGAGCACCGACGTCATGCCCGCGGCCATCTTGGCCGCGACCTCGCTGTGCGTCAGATACTCCAGTTCCACCGTCTCGCCCACGGGCTTGCCGACCTGCGCGATGGCCGGCCCGGCCGACAGGGCCAGGCACACCGCCAGGCTCGCGATCCTCGTCATACCGACGTCCTCCCAGTTCCCCGTCGCGATGCGGCGGGGCTTGCATTCTACGCCCGCGCCCGGCTCGCGCGATGTCGCGCCGTGTCTCCGGGCCGCCGGAGGGCGGCGGTCCGGCGCCGGCGCCGTCAGGTCGCGGCCGGGGCATCCGCCGCGTGCAGCAGCGGCGCCGTCTCGACGGGTCCGGTCACGGGGATGCCGAGGTCCGTGATGAGGCCGTCCGACAGGCGGTAGACCCATCCGTGGATACGGACCGGCCGGCCCGCCGCCCAGGCCTGCCGCAACACGACGGTCCGGCTCAGGTCGTAGACCTGCTCGACCACGTTCAGCTCCACGAGGCGCTCGAAGCGCTTCTCCGGCTCGGGGATCGCCTCGAGCTCCGCCTTCCGCAGGCGGATGACGTCGCGGATGTGGCGGACCCACGTGCCGGCCAGGCCGCCCAGTTCCGGCCCCATCGCCGCCTTCACGCCGCCGCACCCGTAGTGGCCGCACACGATGATGTCGTTGATGCCCAGCACCGACACCCCGTAGTCCACGACGCTCATCAGGTTCATGTCCGTGTGCACCACCATGTTGGCGACGTTGCGGTGGATGAACATGTCGCCGGGCGTCGTGCCGGTGATGACGTCGGGCGGCACGCGCGAGTCGCTGCAGCCGATCCACAGGC harbors:
- a CDS encoding FAD-binding oxidoreductase codes for the protein MRSEFVIVGGGIYGLATAWSLATRGAGVTVLEGRAVAAGASGGLGKRGVRANGRDLRELPLMREAYARWPRLHEALGAATGYERTGHLQLYERHHDEGQAAARARVQSALGVPTTHLDLPRLRDLEPGVSARVLGALHAPLDGVADHEATTRAYANAAVAAGATVVTGVQVMGVERDGSRVAAVRLANGGLVAVDRGVALLANAGTADLLARAFGLALPIWTVHPQVVVSTPAAAPPFRCYVGHAHRPVALKMVPGGAVMLSGGWRGRVNPDTGEGEPTPASIEGNWAEAVAVFPAIGALSVAEARADRGETNALDHVPVIDRVPGTSNAIVGCGWTGHGWALAPAVAPLLASWLLDGETPPLLAPFSLSRFPALTP
- a CDS encoding creatininase family protein; this translates as MTRIASLAVCLALSAGPAIAQVGKPVGETVELEYLTHSEVAAKMAAGMTSVLIVNGGTEERGPQNILGGHTIMSRATAIDVAKRLGNALVAPVMPIDVGATGVQEGTNTPGGITLPPEVFKQLKIAEIESMAWSGFTHIFVMGDHGGGQRQMKEAAEEMDAKWAPKGIRVHYVPDFYTKYQDDVQMYLYEHKLPVGGHGAVMDTSKMLYLEPSPGAYVRPIYKTVPFDPTGQTPEEWKAARDARMAREAAIAAGQTPPARQGGQRRAPNPNAPPRVNNGLTGDPHPSTKELGKIFQEFGVKNTVAQIQRIMAGGSQ
- a CDS encoding zinc-dependent metalloprotease; its protein translation is MSKRFLPVVVLTLAALAPLGAQQAPPARTGPPPTVEDRTANLRKIDGFVPLYWDERAGTMLMEIPWLDREFLLSTGLSAGLGSNDLGLDRGQGGQGRIVTFQRVGPRVLLVQGNQAFRSTATNPLERRSVADSFARSILWGFTVAAESNGRLLVDATDFFLRDVHGAVRGLRPGTYRVDRSRTAFFLPNTKGFPKNTEVDMTLTFVNEAAGGGRGGGGGPTQGPAPIGMAGGGGGGGFGGGLFSGTVASVTPTADAVTLREHMSFVELPDANFRPRNDDPRAGYGGTTFVDFSQPIGDSIQFRYIRRHRLVKKDPNAAISEPVEPIRYWVDPGAPADVQQALIEGAMWWNQAFEAAGFRNAFVVAPLPGDADPMDIRYNMINWVHRSTRGWSSGGSVSDPRTGEIIKATVTLGSLRDRQDYMIFEGLLSPYETGTERPSILYETALKRIRQLSAHEVGHTLGLGHNYYDSTKGWISVMDYPHPLEELKADGTIDISNAYPARIGDWDKVAINFGYRQFPAGADENAALDKIIDDAWGQDLRYFTNQDTDIHPRTEQWSNGVNQADELTRLMKVRRAALNRIGEKTIRKGVAMTMIEEPLVPIYMYHRYAVESASSMLGGQDFVYAMRGDGRTPVKWETAANQRKALEALAATLAPSELTLSKQILEAIPPRPPGYGLHRELFPRTTGEAFDPVNPASIAAEVTIGFVLQPDRSARMVAQHAVDPSLPGLEEVVDRFVKATFDAATATPYEAEVRRATERVLVDRLTWLAMASQNGQVRAVASFKLQQLGDRMRTGLAGKPEPDQAQQTLLAADIKRFLERPSGDPAKIINPSPAPPGAPIGDIGQNWLFSPMRCQWDDANPAAWMYYEPPY